Genomic segment of Maricaulis maris:
CATTGGCGACAGCCTCGCCGCGCGGCGAGGTATCGGGCGCCACCACCATCAGGCCGAGCTCGCTGGCGATGCGCTGCAGGCCCGACTTCTCCATCACATTCGACCAGTTGCAGGTCAGGCCGGAGAGATACCAGACCACCGGCACCGGCCCGTCCTTGGCTTGCGGCGGCGTATAGACGGCAAAGCGCATCGGGCCGCGACAGGCCTCACTGTCGTGATCATGGACGGACACTGTGCCGCCGAAAGAGGCCCAGCTGGAAACGGGTGTCAGGGTCAAAGGGATGGCTCGCTTTTTCGGTTTCAGGGTCAGAAGAAGAAATAGCGCATGGGGCGGCGTGTGCCAGCCCCTGGTTGGGTGTTTCCGGGAGATACCAAATCCCCACCGTCATCCACGGGTCAGCGCGCCGCGCTGATCCGGGGGACCTCGTCACGGAGGGCCACCGAATAGGTGAGGTCCCCCGGACAAGCCGGGGGATGACGGTATGAGGAACGAAGAAAAGGTCGTGAAATAGGCGAGCGTGGGCGCGCAACCCTCCATACATCGCTTGTCAGCCAGCGGGCCGTCTCCGCTTGTTCAGGTCAAAGGCCCGAAGGGCCGCGTCGCGGGTCTACCCCTTGACCTGAACAAGCGGAGACGGCGAACTCCCGGCAATCGGTTTGTGGCGGGGTGTTGGCTGCGGTACGACCGCAGCGACACCTGCATATATTGCGATCAATCAGGATAGATACAGGTGCCGCCTTGCGGGTCGTAAATGCCGAGCCCGTGCTGTTCAGCGAGACTCGCCAATTTTGCCAGGGCTGCCTCGGCAACAGACCACCGAAATGACGCGTAAATTGCACCTGGCATCAAGGTAAAGTCAGTGACTTCCGGATCGTCGATACGATCATCAGAGACAGCATTTGGCCCGTTTAGCGGCGGGAAGAACTCGCAAAACGCCTCAAACCACGCCGTCAGGCGGTCTGTGCATTTTGACGCGTCCAGCGCCGCGTCAGGGCCTGACATTTCCGCATCAACCCACGCTTCAAACGCGCTCTTGTCCTGCGGCGCAGATGCCGGATCAAACACCATCAGATCGTAGCTCATGGGCCCCCTAATACTCCACCACAGCCCGGATGCTCTTGCCCTCATGCATCAGGTCAAACCCCTTGTTGATGTCGTCGAGCTTGAGCTTGTGGGTGATCAGGCTGTCGATATCGATGCGGCCTTCCATATACATGTCGACGATCTTGGGGACGTCGGTGCGGCCTCTTGCGCCGCCGAAGGCGGAGCCGCGCCAGACGCGGCCGGTGACCAGCTGGAAGGGGCGGGTCTGGATTTCGGCGCCGGCCGGCGCGACGCCGATGATGACGCTCTCGCCCCAGCCCTTGTGGCAGCATTCCAGCGCCGCCCGCATGACCTCGACATTGCCGATGCACTCGAAGGAGTAGTCAGCCCCGCCGCCGGTGAGTTCGACGAGATGGCCGACCAGGTCCTTGTGGTCCTTCGGATTGACGAAATCGGTCATGCCGAACTGGCGCCCCATCGCCTCCTTGGCCGGGTTCATGTCGACACCGACAATCTGCCGGGCCCCGACCAGTTTTAGGCCCTGGATGACATTGAGACCGATGCCGCCGAGACCAAACACAACCGCCGTGGAATTGGGCTCGACCTTGGCTGTGAACATCACCGCGCCGATGCCGGTGGTCACGCCGCAGCCGATGTAGCAGATCTTGTCGAAGGGCGCGTCCTGGCGGACCTTGGCGAGCGAGATTTCCGGCAGGACGGTGAAGTTCGAGAAGGTCGAGCAGCCCATATAGTGCAGGATCTTCTCGCCCTTGTAGGAGAAGCGCGAGGTGCCGTCCGGCATCACGCCCTGGCCCTGGGTGGCGCGGACCTTCTGGCACAGATTGGTCTTGGGATTGAGGCAATACTCGCACTCGCGGCATTCGGCCGTGTAGAGCGGGATGACATGGTCACCGACCTTGAGGTCCTTCACGCCCGGCCCGACCTCGCGGACGATACCGGCGCCCTCATGGCCGAGGATGGCCGGGAAGGCCCCTTCCGGATCAGCACCCGATCGGGTGAACTCGTCAGTGTGACAGATTCCGGTCGCCTTGATCTCGACGAGAACTTCGCCGGCTTTCGGGCCCTCGAGGTCAACCTCGACGATTTCCAGCGGTTTTCCGGCCTCGAAGGCCACGGCGGCACGTGTTTTCATGGATCGCTCTCCCGGATCGGATCTTGGTTGCGCACTGGTCTCGCATTGAGATGGCCCGGCGTCAAAGCCCGGCAAGCCCCTGATGCGCAGCTGCACAGGTGACGCATCGAAACGCAGCCACTAAGTTGCGCGCCCTGACATACCCGTTGCGGAGTGAAGTGAATGAGCGCGGTGATCCGGTCGACCGGTCTTTGGACTCCCGACGAGTCTGTTTCCAACGATGAACTCGTGGCCTGCTACAACGCCTATGTTGAGCACTTCAACGCCGAGAATGCCGACGCCATCGAGCGCGGCGCCGTTGAGGCCAAGAACCCCTCCTCCTCCGGCTTCATCGAGAAAGCCTCGGGCATCAAGTCGCGCTACACCATCGACAAGAAGGGCGTACTGGACATTTCCCGCATGCGTCCCCGGGTCAAGCCGCGGGCCAATGACGAACTCTCGCTGATGGCCGAAGCCGGCCTCGCGGCGGCCAAGGAGGCCCTCGCCCATGCCGGTCGCGACGCCGCCGATGTCGACGCCGTGATCTGCTCGGCGACGTCGATGCAGCGCACCTATCCGTGCATGGCGATCGAGATCCAGGACGCCCTGGGCATCACCGGATTCGGCTATGACATGACGGTGGCCTGCTCCTCGGGCACCTTTGGCATCATCAATGCGGTCAACATGATCGAGACCGGCATGGCCAAGTCGGTGCTCGTTGTGACGCCGGAAATTACCACGCCGCAGCTCAATTTCCGCGACCGCGACAGCCACTTCATCTTCGGCGATGTCGCCGTCGCCATGCTGATCGAGCACGAGGATGTCGCCGGCGGTCAGGGCTGGAAGATCGTCGGTCGCAATCTGATGACCAAGTTCTCCAACAATATCCGCTCCAATTTCGGCTTCCTGAATGCCTCCGAAGAGCCGGAGCCGGATTTCGAGGACCGCTATTTCGTCCAGGAAGGCCGCAAGGTCTTCAAGGAAGTCTGCCCGATGGTCGCCGAGATGATCCTCACCGACATGGGCAATTTCGGTCTCAAGCCGTCCGACATGAAGCGGCTGTGGCTGCACCAGGCGAATATCAACATGAACATGATGGTCGCCAAGAAGGTCTTCGGTCGCGAGTTCACCGAGGACGAGGCGCCGGTCATCCTCGACGAGTTCGCCAACACCGCCGGGGCCGGCTCGCTGGTCGCCTTCCACCGTCACCATGACGGTTTCGAGGTCGGCGAAAAGGGCCTGATCTGCTCGTTCGGTGCGGGCTATTCGGCCGGCACGGTGTTTGTCGAGAAGCTGTAGGGCCAAGGGCGTCTATGCGTCGGGCTGGGCGGGGCGCCTCCCCCCGCCGCAATGCCCATGACAGTTTTTGTCATCGCGCCCGGCCATCCTGTGCCTCGACACAGGAGGACCACCATGCGCCGCTCATCCATATTCGAATTTGCATCCAATGCCCTCGACACGGTCGTCTGGGTGGGTTTCGTGGTCGTCCTGAGCGGCCTCTAGCCTTCCCACAAAGGCGAATGCACCCCATACAGATTTGCAACCCCCGGACAAAAAGAGGCCCGGCCCGCCAACCCCTACAACGCAGGGGCGACGGGCCGGGCCCAGTATACGTCGCAGGCCGGGGAGGACAGGCCAGGACGAAATGTGGATCGACGGCTAGCCGATGGATTCGCCGTGCAGCGTCGTGTCGAGGCCGGAGATCTCGCCTTCCTCGTCAACGCGCAGCGGCATGATCTTGGATTGCACGAAAAGTATGACAGTCGTCACCACGCCGCAGTAAACCGCAGCCGCGAGCGCACCCCAGGTCTGGGTCCAGACCTGCATCCAGTTGCCCTCGATCGCGCCGCCGGCACCGCCAATGGCCTCCGAAGCGAAGACACCGGTCAGGACAGCGCCGACCAGGCCGCCAATGCCATGCAGGCCGAAGGCGTCCAGTGTGTCGTCGACCTTGAGCACTTTCTTGAGTGCGGTGACACCCCAATAGGCCCCGAAGGCCCCGCCGGCGCCAATGATGAAGGCCGACCAGGCCGGCACGAAACCGGCGGCGGGTGTAATCGCAACAAGACCCGCGATGGCGCCCGAGGCCGCACCCAGCACACTGGCCTTGCCGCGCAGGATCCACTCCAACCCGATCCAGACCAGCACCGCACTGGCAGCTGCCAGCTGGGTGGTCACGAAGGCATGCGCCGCCGCACCGTCGGCCGCCAGGGCCGAACCGCCATTGAAGCCGAACCAGCCGACCCAGAGGAAGCCGGCACCGGTCACCGTCAGGACGAGATTGTCGGGCGCCAGGTTGGAACCCGGATAGCCCTTGCGCGGGCCGAGGAATTTGGCGAGCACCAGCCCGGCCACACCGGCATTGATATGGACCACGGCGCCGCCGGCAAAATCGAGCACACCGGCCTCACCGAGGAAGCCGCCGCCCCAGACCCAGTGGCAGATCGGCGCGTAGACGAGGATCAGCCAGGCTGCGGCGAAGACCATGAAGGCCGAGAACTTGATCCGCTCGACCGCCGCACCGGCGATGATCGCCACGGTGATGATGGCAAAGGTGAGCTGGAACATCAGGAAGAGGTTTTCCGGCAGGTCGCCGGACATTGTGTCAGGCATGATCCCGGCGAGACCGATCCGGCTCAGACCGCCGACGAAGGCATTCATCGCCCCACCATCGGAGAAGGCCAGCGAATAGGCGATCAGCGCCCACAGCACGGTGACGATGGCCGCGGCGCCGAGGCTCTGCATCAGGGTCGACAGCACATTCTTGCGGCGGACCATGCCGCCATAGAACAGGGCCAGTCCCGGCAGCGTCATCAGCAGGACGAGGGCGGTGGATGTCAGGATCCAGGCGTTATTACCACTATCCATGGGGCTCTCCGTGAACGGGGCTTGATTATGTTGCGATCGCGAAGAGCTAGGCCTCTCCCGCGCGGAGAGTCGACGACGCAACCGCAATTTTGCGGGATTGGCCGCATCGCGCCGCGAAATTGTGCAGGCCTGCCCGTTTTCGAGGCGGCCGCGCATCATCCGTGCAATGTCAGGGTGGATTGATCGCAAGCGCTCATGCTTTACGCTGGTCAGATCAGGGACAAGAGAAGAGTCGGGCGCCGTGAAAAACAGCCTCATCCGATCAACGGGATATTGGGTCCCGTCCAACGTCATCAGCAATGATGAACTCGTGGCCAGCTACAACGCCTATGCGGAACGCTTCAATCGCGAGCATGCCGCCGCCATCGGCGCCGGCGAGATCGCCGAAGTACCGCTCTCCTCCAGCGAGTTCATCCGCAACGCGTCGGGCATCGAGCGTCGGCACGTGTATGAAAAGTCGGGCATTCTCGATATCGACTCGATGGTCCCGCGGATTCCCCCGCGGCCGATCGAGGAGATCTCGACCCAGGCTGAGTTCGCGATGAAATCGGTCCAGATCGCGCTCGACAAGGCCGGTTATGACGGTTCCGACATCGATGGTGTGATCGTCGCCTCATCGGCCCAGCAAAGAAATTTCCCGGCCCTCGCCTGCGAGATCCAGAACGCGATCGGCGCGAGCGGTTTCGCCTTTGACATGACCATGGCCTGCGCCGCGGCCCTCTATGGCCTGCACATGGCCAACGGGCTGATCAAATCCGGTCAGGCCCGCCGCGTTCTGGTCTGCTCGCCGGAAATCATGACCTGCATCAATGTCCATTCGCGCCGGGAAGTGCACTTCATCTTCGGCGATGCCTCGGCGGCGATGATCGTCGAGGCCGATGACGGCAAGCCCGGCGGCTGGGACGTGATCGGGACCCATGCCGAGAACAAATGGTCCTCGGCCCTGCGCTCGGACTATGGCTTCATCAATATCGCCGAACAATCGGTCGATCCCGATTTCGCCCCGCATCTCGACCAGGACGGACACCGCGTCTTCAAGGACGTCGTCGGCTTCGCGCCCAAGGTCGCCCGCCGGATGATGGAGGATATCGGCCTGGCGCCGGAAGATGTCCGCCGTACCTGGCTGCACCAGGCCAATATCCGCATGGTCGACATGATCGCCAAGCGCATCCTCGATCGTGACCGCACCGAGGACAATGCACCGGCCATCCTGCAGGAGTATGGCAATACCTCGTCCTCCTCCGTGGTGATGAATTTCGAAATGCATTCTGACGACATGGTCGCCGGCGAGACCGGCGTCCTGTGCGCCTATGGCGCCGGCTACGGTGTCGGGGCAGCGGCTGTGAGGAAACGCGCATGAAAACCTGGCTTGGCCTGATCTCGATCGCCGCCCTCGCCACGGCCTGCACGCCGGCCCCGCAGGACAACGCGGACACCACGCCGGATGCCACCGCGATGAATGATGCAGACGCCGATACCGCAACCGCCGCGGAAGAGGCCGCGCCGCCGCCGGGCACCGACATCCACCTCTTCGCCCTCGACTGGAGTGGCGACGCGCCGGTGCTCGCCGCTTCGCTCGGCGGTGTCACCCGGCCCGGCTATGACAACCAGCCCTTCTTCACCGATGATGGCGGGCTGCTCTACACTGCCGGTGACGAGACCGGGGAAACCGATATCTGGCGGCTTGACCTGGCCTCGGGCGAAACCACCCCGGTCACCCGGACAGCCGGCGAAAGCGAGTACTCACCGCGCATCGCACCCAATGGCCAGCTCAGCTATATCTTCCAGCCGCCGGGTGGTTATGCCGGCAATGCCTATCTGGCCAATCCGGACAATACCGACCGCGCCCCGGCCGAGGCCCTCGCACCGGTCGGCTATTACGGCTTCTCCGGCGATATGAGCAAGGTTGCGGTTTTCCATCTCGGCGAGCCGATGACGCTGCAGCTCATCGACCGCACCACCACGCCGGAAACCGTCACCCATATCGCCGACAATCCCGGCCGCAGTTTCTTCCGCGCCGGTCGCGGTCCGGCCCTCTATGTGACGCTGGCTGATGAGGCGGGCGTTCACACGATCCACGCCCTCAACACGCAGACCGGCGAGCTGCGCGAGATGTTCGCCCTGCCCGGAACAAGCCAGGACTTTGCGGTCGCCGTCCTGCCGGACGACCGCATCACCTTCATCGCCGTGCATGAGGGACAATTGCTGTGGCGCGCCTATGGCGGCTGGGAGCGGATAGGCGCGATCGACTGGCTGAGCGGCGTGACACGGCTGGCATTGAGCCCGGATCTCACCACCCTGGCGATCGTGGCGGAAGAATAGCCAGCGCGGCCGCTTATCCCCCGCCGCACACGACTTTCCTTCTCCCTTGGGAGAAGGTGGCCGGAGGCCGGATGAGGGGGATTACTCCTGCATTCACCGGGATTTACCCCTCACCCTGCCCCTCTCCCGCGGGAGAGGGAAAGCGCGTCGAAACACCCCCGCTCAATAATCGGGTCAGGCACAATGAATTCGCCAACCTTGGCAACGCCGCCACCCCCATCAGACTAACCCGTGCCCCGGCGCAGGCCGATCCATAGATCGCTTGTCAGCCAGCAGGCCGTATCCGCTTCTTCAGCTCAAGGGTGAAACCGCAACGCGGCGCGTACGCGCCCTTGACCTGAAGAAGCGGATACGGCGACGTCTCGGCAAGCGGTTTATGGTTGGGTGTGCGCGGTGCGCGCGAGGGGATAAGGGGCGCTCGGAAGAACGGAACGTACCCCCCGATCACTCGATGTCTGTTCAGGCAATCGGCGCAACGCCCCTTACAGCTTTTGCGGCGGCTTCGATCCCCCGAGCGCCTGCATCTCGGTCTCAAGCTGGTCGCGTTGGCGCTCCATGGCCCGGATACGCCGGTTCTCTTCCTCAACGCGCCGGTTTTCTGCGCGGATCCGGGCATTCTCCGCCTCGATCGCTGCACTGGGCCGGGACGCGCTGCCTCCGGACCGTCCCTGGCCGGCCGGATCGGCCGTCGGCCCGCCATCACGATCCGTGACGCCGCTGCCCGCCTGCCCTTGCGGCCCGCCCGTACGCCCGCCGCGCCCTCGTCCGACCGGGTCGGCGGAGCTGCCGTTATCGGAATCGGTCACGCCCGCTCCGCGCCCTCGCCCGACCGGATCGGCCCGGGCCCCGGTGTCAGAATCCGTTATGCCAGCCTGGGCCAGGCCGCCATGTGTGGCCGACGCGGTTCCGCCGATGAGCGTGGCCCCGACGACACCGCCGACGACCTGTTCCAGGAATGATCGACGGCTGACGGATGTCTTGCGGGCCATAGCGGCCTCCTTGCCTTGGAGTCCCGGCAAGGTTAGGCGCAAACCCTCATGGCGACAAGAATGATGCCGCCCTAAACCGCGACCGCCTCGGTCACCCGATAGGTCAGATCATCCCCATCGGCCTCGTGGATGGTGAGATAGTCGCCGATCCGCATCGTGTGATCACCCAGGCGGAAAACCGGCTCATCCGGGCCCTCATCGTCTTCGTCATAGCGGAAGAACCAGTGACTGCCGCGATGAGAGAGCCAGCCATCGGCCTTGTCAGCGGGATCCGGCGAGAAGCGATCAACCGTGCAGGCCGCCTTGTTGGCGCGCCAGAGATCGAGATCGAGCTTGCCGTCCTTGTCCAGCGGGGCGATCACGACATAGCCGTGCCCCTCATCACCATCGGGAAAACCCGCCTTGGGATTGCGGCCGAGCCGCATGACCACACGTGTCAAAGTCACGGGAAACCTCCATATCCTTATTTTTGATATGACTATTTCGCGCCCAAATGCCGGCGAGGTCAATCAAAGCCGGTGCGGCATGGCGGCACAGCAGGTGTGAACAAACGGACCATCGGGATTGGTCCCGACGCCGCTTCTCTGCTATCTCCCCGACCCGCCTGAAGAAGACGAGATTGAACCGATGCCCGCTGCTGCCGCCAAGAAGACCAAAGAAGCCCCGCGTGCCTGGCAGCGGATGATCTCCGGTCGCCGGCTCGATCTGCTCGACCCCTCGCCCTTCGATGTCGAGATCGAGGACATCGCTCATGGCATCGCCCGGGTTGCACGCTGGAACGGCCAGACCTCGGGCGATCACGCCTTCTCGGTTGCCGAACACAGCGTCGTCGTGCTGGAGATCCTCGACCATCTCTATCCCGGTATCGAGGACAAGTGGCGGGTCGCGGCCCTGCTCCATGATGCCTCCGAATACGTGATTGGCGACATGATCAGCCCGTTCAAGGCGGCACTGGGTGTCAATTACCGGGCTTTCGAGGACCGGCTCGAGGCGGCCATCCAGTTGCGGTTCGGCCTGCCGGCGAAACTGCCCGCCGAGGTCAAGCGCAAGATCAAGCGGGCCGATGTGATCTGCGCCTATTTCGAAGCGACCCAGATTGCCGGTTTCAGCCATGGCGAATCCGTGAAATTCTTCGGACGTCCCCCGGCCGGACTGGAGATCGCCATCAACCCCCTGCCCGTCAAACAGGCCCAGCAGCTCTATCTCGACCGCTTCGAGACCGTGCTGGCGGCGTTCGAGGGCCGGTAGTGGCGACAGCGCCGACGGATAAGTCGGGCCAGGCCCTCTCTGTCGGCCTCAATGCGGTGATCCTCGCGGTCGATGGCGACACGCCGCAAGTGCTGATCGTGCCCCAGTCCGGTGGCGGTGAAGCGCTACCCTTCGGCCCGTTCGACCCGACCGAACACCGCACACTGGAAATCGGTCTGCGGCGCTGGGTGGATGAGCAGGCACGCTTCCAGCTCGGCTATGTCGAACAGCTCTACACCTTCGGTGATCGCGGCCGTGAGGCGCCGGTCGCCGCAATGACCGGCTCGGAAGACGACCGCATCATCTCGATCGGCTATCTCGCCCTGACACCCGACGTTTCGGACCCGCCCGAAGGCGGCGGCCAGTGGCGCGCCTGGTACCGCTTCTTTCCCTGGGAAGACTGGCGTGACGGCCGCCCCGAGATCATCGACAGCCAGATCCTGCCGCGCCTTTCGGCCTGGGCCGACGGTGCTGGCGGCCCCGGCCGCCGGGCCTCCTGTCATGACCGGATCAAGCAGTGTTTCGGCCTCAATGCCGGCGGCTGGCAGGAAGGCCGGGCGCTGGACCGCTACGAGCTGCTCTACGAGGCCGGCCTGGTCGCCGAGGCCTCGCGTGACGGCCAGAGCGAGGCCGGTCCGGCCGCACCGGGTCTGGGACAAGCCATGGCTTCGGACCATCGCCGCATCCTGGCCACCGCGCTCACACGCCTGCGCGGCAAGATCAAATACCGCCCGGTGATCTTCGAGCTGATGGAGGATGTCTTCACCCTCTCGGCGCTGCAGCAGGTCGTCGAGGCTGTGGTGGGCTATCGTCTGCACAAGCAGAATTTCCGGCGCGCACTGGACCGGTCGGGCTTCGTCGAGGGCACTGGCAAGGTCGAAAGCGCGACCGGGGGTCGTCCGGCCGAGCTCTTCCGCTATCGCCGCGAAGCCCTCGCCGGCCTGCCTTCGCTGGGCCTGGCGACGCCGCGGCTGAAAGACGGCTGAGGCCAGCCATGTCCGGACCATCCACCGGCCGCGAGCAGCCTCGGCCCTTCGTCTACACGCCGCCGCCCGCCGGGCCGTTGCCAATCATCCATGTCGATGATCACATCCTCGTGCTGGACAAGCCGTCCGGCCTGCTGACCGTGCCCGGCAACCGCCCGGACCGGGCCGACTGCCTGGAGGCGCGGGCGCGGCGCGACTATCCGACCGCGCGGATCATCCACCGGCTCGACATGGATACGTCCGGTGTCATCGTGCTGGCGCTGACGGCGCACGCGCAGGCGCATATCGGCAAGCAGTTTGAAAAGCGGATGACGACGAAATCCTATATCGCCCGGGTCTGGGGCGTCATGACGGAAGCGTCGGGCCGGGTCGATCAGCCGATCATCACCGACTGGCCCAACCGTCCCAAGCAGATGATCGATCATGACCGGGGCCGTCCGGCCCAGACCGACTGGCAGGTTCTGGAAAGCGCCGACGGCATGACCCGGGTCCGGCTGACCCCGAAGACCGGACGCTCACACCAGCTGCGCGTCCATCTCCTCCATCTCGGACACCCGATCCTAGGCGATAATCTCTATGCCCATGCCGAGGCCCTGGCAGCCAGCGACCGGCTTTGCCTGCATGCGGAAACACTGGGTTTGCGTCATCCCGATGGCGGCGCGGCGGTCTGCTTCGAGAGCCCGGCCCCCTTCTAGCGACCTCGTAATCGTGGCTTCACTCGTGAATTGCGATTATGCATTAACTTTGCAATTTGAACTTGCTTCAATCTTTTTCCTCTGAAATGTTCCGGCGCCTTAAGTGAGTCCGCACAGGAATTGGGGCGACATGTCGAGTAATCTGGGCCTCCGGGATGTCCTGCATGCAGCCTTGGTCTGCGCGACCATCTGCCTGGCTCTGCTGGCGATAAAGTTCGCCATGTTTGGATGGCTCGGCGCGGGGGCGGCCATTCTTTTCATGGTCGCGCTGTGCTCCTCCCGCCGGCGCCGGCTTCGGTGGCGCCTAATTCTGCCCGCCACCATTCTGGGCGCCGTTGGATACAGCGTGGCGTCCGCAACAGTTGCCGGCGTCATCCTCTGACCCCTTGCGCAATGCTCATGATGAGCATATACCAGTTGCACGGTTAAGCTCAGTTCGAGCATAAGGCCGCGTTCCGGTGATGGCGCCCGTGTCATCGCCTCTTTTCAGACCTTTGATATGCTCGTTTTGAGCAAAAGTGAGGGAAAAATGGACCGGATGGGTTTTGACGGCACACTTCAGGACTTTGATCAGGATCGGCCCGAACTCGCCTATACGGACGAGGTCAAGGCCGCGACGGACCACCTCTATGCCAAGGTCAGCCATGTCGTGACGCCGATGGAGTGGCCGGCCAAGGCGCCGCTGATCCACGCCATCAATCAGCTGAAAAAGGAAAAGAACGCGGTCATCCTGGCGCACAACTACATGACGGCGGACATTTTCCACTGCGTCGGCGATCTGATGGGCGACAGCCTCGCCCTCGCCCGCATGGCGGCGGAGAGCGAAGCGGACATCATCGTCCAGGCCGGCGTCCACTTCATGGCCGAAACCGCCAAGGTGCTCGCGCCGAACAAGAAAGTCCTCATCCCCGACACCCGCGCCGGC
This window contains:
- a CDS encoding S-(hydroxymethyl)glutathione dehydrogenase/class III alcohol dehydrogenase produces the protein MKTRAAVAFEAGKPLEIVEVDLEGPKAGEVLVEIKATGICHTDEFTRSGADPEGAFPAILGHEGAGIVREVGPGVKDLKVGDHVIPLYTAECRECEYCLNPKTNLCQKVRATQGQGVMPDGTSRFSYKGEKILHYMGCSTFSNFTVLPEISLAKVRQDAPFDKICYIGCGVTTGIGAVMFTAKVEPNSTAVVFGLGGIGLNVIQGLKLVGARQIVGVDMNPAKEAMGRQFGMTDFVNPKDHKDLVGHLVELTGGGADYSFECIGNVEVMRAALECCHKGWGESVIIGVAPAGAEIQTRPFQLVTGRVWRGSAFGGARGRTDVPKIVDMYMEGRIDIDSLITHKLKLDDINKGFDLMHEGKSIRAVVEY
- a CDS encoding beta-ketoacyl-ACP synthase III, whose product is MSAVIRSTGLWTPDESVSNDELVACYNAYVEHFNAENADAIERGAVEAKNPSSSGFIEKASGIKSRYTIDKKGVLDISRMRPRVKPRANDELSLMAEAGLAAAKEALAHAGRDAADVDAVICSATSMQRTYPCMAIEIQDALGITGFGYDMTVACSSGTFGIINAVNMIETGMAKSVLVVTPEITTPQLNFRDRDSHFIFGDVAVAMLIEHEDVAGGQGWKIVGRNLMTKFSNNIRSNFGFLNASEEPEPDFEDRYFVQEGRKVFKEVCPMVAEMILTDMGNFGLKPSDMKRLWLHQANINMNMMVAKKVFGREFTEDEAPVILDEFANTAGAGSLVAFHRHHDGFEVGEKGLICSFGAGYSAGTVFVEKL
- a CDS encoding ammonium transporter produces the protein MDSGNNAWILTSTALVLLMTLPGLALFYGGMVRRKNVLSTLMQSLGAAAIVTVLWALIAYSLAFSDGGAMNAFVGGLSRIGLAGIMPDTMSGDLPENLFLMFQLTFAIITVAIIAGAAVERIKFSAFMVFAAAWLILVYAPICHWVWGGGFLGEAGVLDFAGGAVVHINAGVAGLVLAKFLGPRKGYPGSNLAPDNLVLTVTGAGFLWVGWFGFNGGSALAADGAAAHAFVTTQLAAASAVLVWIGLEWILRGKASVLGAASGAIAGLVAITPAAGFVPAWSAFIIGAGGAFGAYWGVTALKKVLKVDDTLDAFGLHGIGGLVGAVLTGVFASEAIGGAGGAIEGNWMQVWTQTWGALAAAVYCGVVTTVILFVQSKIMPLRVDEEGEISGLDTTLHGESIG
- a CDS encoding beta-ketoacyl-ACP synthase III, with protein sequence MKNSLIRSTGYWVPSNVISNDELVASYNAYAERFNREHAAAIGAGEIAEVPLSSSEFIRNASGIERRHVYEKSGILDIDSMVPRIPPRPIEEISTQAEFAMKSVQIALDKAGYDGSDIDGVIVASSAQQRNFPALACEIQNAIGASGFAFDMTMACAAALYGLHMANGLIKSGQARRVLVCSPEIMTCINVHSRREVHFIFGDASAAMIVEADDGKPGGWDVIGTHAENKWSSALRSDYGFINIAEQSVDPDFAPHLDQDGHRVFKDVVGFAPKVARRMMEDIGLAPEDVRRTWLHQANIRMVDMIAKRILDRDRTEDNAPAILQEYGNTSSSSVVMNFEMHSDDMVAGETGVLCAYGAGYGVGAAAVRKRA
- a CDS encoding TolB family protein — translated: MKTWLGLISIAALATACTPAPQDNADTTPDATAMNDADADTATAAEEAAPPPGTDIHLFALDWSGDAPVLAASLGGVTRPGYDNQPFFTDDGGLLYTAGDETGETDIWRLDLASGETTPVTRTAGESEYSPRIAPNGQLSYIFQPPGGYAGNAYLANPDNTDRAPAEALAPVGYYGFSGDMSKVAVFHLGEPMTLQLIDRTTTPETVTHIADNPGRSFFRAGRGPALYVTLADEAGVHTIHALNTQTGELREMFALPGTSQDFAVAVLPDDRITFIAVHEGQLLWRAYGGWERIGAIDWLSGVTRLALSPDLTTLAIVAEE
- a CDS encoding HD family hydrolase, with translation MPAAAAKKTKEAPRAWQRMISGRRLDLLDPSPFDVEIEDIAHGIARVARWNGQTSGDHAFSVAEHSVVVLEILDHLYPGIEDKWRVAALLHDASEYVIGDMISPFKAALGVNYRAFEDRLEAAIQLRFGLPAKLPAEVKRKIKRADVICAYFEATQIAGFSHGESVKFFGRPPAGLEIAINPLPVKQAQQLYLDRFETVLAAFEGR
- a CDS encoding NUDIX hydrolase: MATAPTDKSGQALSVGLNAVILAVDGDTPQVLIVPQSGGGEALPFGPFDPTEHRTLEIGLRRWVDEQARFQLGYVEQLYTFGDRGREAPVAAMTGSEDDRIISIGYLALTPDVSDPPEGGGQWRAWYRFFPWEDWRDGRPEIIDSQILPRLSAWADGAGGPGRRASCHDRIKQCFGLNAGGWQEGRALDRYELLYEAGLVAEASRDGQSEAGPAAPGLGQAMASDHRRILATALTRLRGKIKYRPVIFELMEDVFTLSALQQVVEAVVGYRLHKQNFRRALDRSGFVEGTGKVESATGGRPAELFRYRREALAGLPSLGLATPRLKDG
- a CDS encoding pseudouridine synthase: MSGPSTGREQPRPFVYTPPPAGPLPIIHVDDHILVLDKPSGLLTVPGNRPDRADCLEARARRDYPTARIIHRLDMDTSGVIVLALTAHAQAHIGKQFEKRMTTKSYIARVWGVMTEASGRVDQPIITDWPNRPKQMIDHDRGRPAQTDWQVLESADGMTRVRLTPKTGRSHQLRVHLLHLGHPILGDNLYAHAEALAASDRLCLHAETLGLRHPDGGAAVCFESPAPF